The following proteins come from a genomic window of Gossypium raimondii isolate GPD5lz chromosome 5, ASM2569854v1, whole genome shotgun sequence:
- the LOC105766908 gene encoding uncharacterized protein LOC105766908: MRMIKYMFLAYKTLAFNLLRGCCSFSKTRPLLKSSTSKMTVHGPWNQLPNDIGSSIFELLDLEDRLRFDLVCKQWRSNIKRTPQLLWLMLPYDRNSQYLSFFDMCEGKIRKFNLPGSAQGGWFSGCSKGWLFLVTGMDVDDLRIFLFDPISRSQIPLPPLSTISSFKHSFTARHPGWNPAACIINGVEISSSDASQCIVVVKFSINNRILALCRPQDERWTIVEGLLGDEYYYGNFSFFDGDLYACILSSDEENNNQDPCFQTHSITLGSQRVNLKLISSTPPPTNSIFAADADESILYYKDSFRWPYLVESNGQLLVVTQIYDRIMDLDDSDSDSDNGNDNGDRTSLFMYFQAATFQVKKIQTIGDTLHTTVVTDVGNQSLFVGAGDCLAVKTCDKLDKNCIYFLHDMDYSLHKQDYPLISREAGVYYLEDGSIQRCLPSITTQNHCLYMHWFSPNIKSRVLG, encoded by the coding sequence ATGAGGATGATCAAATATATGTTTCTTGCCTATAAAACTTTGGCGTTTAATCTATTGAGAGGTTGCTGTTCGTTCTCCAAGACCAGGCCATTGTTGAAGTCATCCACAAGCAAGATGACTGTTCATGGACCTTGGAACCAACTTCCCAATGACATAGGGAGTTCAATCTTTGAGCTTTTGGATTTAGAGGATCGTCTCCGGTTCGACCTTGTCTGCAAGCAATGGAGATCAAATATAAAGCGAACTCCACAGCTACTATGGCTGATGCTCCCTTACGACCGAAATTCTCAATATTTGAGTTTCTTTGATATGTGTGAGGGCAAAATTCGTAAGTTTAATCTCCCTGGATCCGCCCAAGGAGGTTGGTTTTCTGGGTGTTCTAAAGGTTGGCTTTTCCTCGTCACAGGCATGGATGTTGATGATCTACGAATATTTTTGTTTGATCCCATCTCAAGGTCTCAAATTCCGCTTCCACCATTGTCGACAATATCAAGTTTTAAACATAGTTTCACTGCTAGACACCCTGGATGGAACCCTGCTGCCTGCATAATCAATGGAGTTGAAATATCTTCCTCTGATGCATCACAATGCATAGTAGtggtaaaattttctattaataatagaattttgGCACTTTGTAGACCACAGGATGAGAGGTGGACCATCGTTGAAGGGCTACTAGGTGATGAATATTATTATGGGAATTTCTCCTTCTTTGATGGGGATTTATATGCCTGCATCTTGAGTTCAGATGAGGAAAATAATAATCAAGATCCTTGTTTTCAAACTCATTCCATAACTTTAGGAAGTCAACGTGTGAATCTGAAGTTGATCAGCTCCACACCTCCACCCACTAATTCAATTTTTGCTGCAGATGCCGATGAGAGCATTTTGTATTATAAGGACTCTTTCCGATGGCCGTATTTGGTGGAATCAAATGGTCAATTATTGGTGGTTACTCAAATATATGACAGAATAATGGATTTGGACGACAGTGACAGCGACAGCGACAATGGCAATGACAACGGTGATCGCACAAGCCTATTCATGTATTTTCAAGCAGCTACGTTCCAAGTAAAGAAGATTCAGACAATTGGTGATACATTGCATACGACAGTAGTAACTGATGTGGGTAATCAATCATTATTTGTGGGAGCCGGAGATTGCTTAGCAGTAAAAACTTGTGACAAACTTGATAAGAATTGTATTTACTTCTTACATGACATGGATTATAGCCTTCACAAACAAGATTATCCATTAATTTCTCGTGAAGCTGGTGTTTACTACCTTGAGGATGGAAGCATTCAACGTTGCCTCCCAAGTATTACGACTCAAAATCATTGTTTATACATGCATTGGTTTTCACCAAATATCAAATCTAGAGTCTTAGGTTAG
- the LOC105771187 gene encoding LOB domain-containing protein 15 translates to MSRERERFDEIGKKIKREADVSANYQMGRRHMLGPPGTLNTITPCAACKLLRRRCAQECPFSPYFSPHEPQKFASVHKVFGASNVSKMLMEVPESQRADAANSLVYEANVRLRDPVYGCMGAISALQQQVQSLQAELNAVRAEIIKYKCREANLVPPSSHVAMLSSGAVSVAAPPPATTQPPPPPPPPPLPTTTAVTTCSIYTQPNTSTDYTTLSNDNVSYFG, encoded by the exons ATGTCCAGAGAAAG GGAGAGATTTGATGAGATAGGCAAGAAGATCAAGAGAGAAGCAGATGTTTCAGCCAATTATCAGATGGGAAGAAGGCATATGTTGGGTCCTCCTGGAACCCTAAATACGATTACACCATGCGCCGCCTGCAAACTCTTGAGGCGTAGGTGTGCTCAAGAATGCCCATTTTCTCCATATTTCTCCCCTCATGAACCCCAGAAGTTTGCTTCTGTTCACAAGGTGTTTGGTGCTAGCAATGTCTCAAAGATGCTAATG GAAGTACCGGAAAGCCAACGAGCCGACGCGGCCAACAGTCTTGTTTATGAGGCGAATGTGAGGTTAAGAGATCCAGTTTATGGGTGCATGGGTGCAATTTCAGCTTTACAACAGCAAGTTCAATCTTTACAAGCTGAACTGAATGCAGTAAGGGCTGAgataataaaatacaagtgtagGGAAGCTAACCTTGTACCACCCTCTTCCCATGTAGCCATGCTCTCATCTGGGGCTGTTTCGGTGGCTGCACCACCGCCAGCCACCACTCAACCGCcacctccaccaccaccacctcctCTTCCTACTACCACTGCCGTTACTACTTGTTCCATATACACCCAACCCAACACTTCTACGGACTATACCACCCTTTCAAATGATAATGTTTCCTactttggataa